Proteins encoded within one genomic window of Anopheles funestus unplaced genomic scaffold, idAnoFuneDA-416_04 scaffold_160_ctg1, whole genome shotgun sequence:
- the LOC125774288 gene encoding uncharacterized protein LOC125774288: protein MSKVNMSPRVVLTLLDLTKSSSVRSTPERAPTPAPRMSQEIPGEPETAARKRTAPTPSPRRTVTPEMPAPAASPSEAEAGSSNPWPLVNASHEQAIMYERLVEQLEELNRRLERTERENARLRAELNLYRTGINTVVRLEDSATGVRLGNQATTKSGPSKKTLRRKAQRDRVLARQSQGPAQQRLLELQEHLRREIAEEQITTRNGQGQGERHKSQSLQRDYAFPPLEVRQQQQRSYRDMVSGWQVVGQRSKAQPSAAPQQQRQRPQHPVPTQRPVQTNQRSARRRPDAILVVPAPGVPFAEMYRPIRTCPALEDAQQYIRIGKRTPKGNLRMELARDADSAALCRRIQATLGELGTVKVLTEMAEVVLKNVDNLTEEDTIREALREALTKEPAVASLKMWERADATKRARVRLPRVEAEVILSKNHLLIDHSSCQLEKAPRLEAAKLRCFRCLERGHMAAVCSGLDRSNCCIRCGVTGHRAAACSSEVSCIRCGGPHRIAAHGCRGANVPPRR, encoded by the coding sequence atGTCAAAGGTGAACATGTCCCCGCGGGTGGTGCTGACGTTGCTGGACTTGACGAAGTCCTCATCGGTTAGGAGCACGCCGGAAAGGGCTCCTACGCCAGCCCCGAGGATGTCTCAGGAGATTCCGGGAGAACCGGAAACGGCAGCGCGTAAGCGTACAGCGCCTACGCCGTCACCGAGGAGAACGGTCACCCCGGAGATGCCGGCCCCAGCCGCATCGCCGTCGGAGGCAGAAGCCGGCAGTTCCAACCCGTGGCCGCTCGTGAACGCGTCACATGAACAGGCGATCATGTATGAGCGTTTGGTGGAGCAGCTTGAAGAGCTTAACCGGCGGTTAGAGCGTACCGAGAGGGAGAACGCGAGGCTCCGGGCTGAGCTCAACTTATACCGGACCGGTATTAACACGGTGGTGAGGCTGGAGGATTCAGCGACTGGAGTGCGCTTGGGAAACCAAGCCACGACCAAGTCAGGCCCCAGCAAAAAGACGCTGAGGCGTAAGGCCCAAAGGGATAGAGTCCTAGCGCGTCAGTCGCAGGGTCCTGCCCAGCAGCGATTGCTGGAATTGCAGGAGCACCTACGGCGTGAAATAGCGGAGGAGCAGATTACGACGAGGAACGGACAGGGACAAGGGGAACGGCACAAATCCCAGTCCCTGCAACGGGATTACGCCTTTCCTCCATTGGAGGttaggcagcagcagcagcgatcATACCGGGATATGGTCTCCGGATGGCAGGTGGTGGGACAGCGGTCAAAGGCCCAGCCTTCAGCCGCAccccagcagcagcggcagcggccGCAACATCCGGTGCCGACTCAGCGCCCCGTCCAGACGAACCAGAGATCCGCACGCCGACGACCAGATGCCATCTTGGTTGTCCCGGCACCGGGGGTCCCCTTTGCGGAAATGTACCGGCCAATCCGGACGTGCCCGGCCTTAGAGGATGCCCAACAATACATCCGCATCGGGAAGCGGACGCCGAAGGGCAATCTCCGGATGGAGCTGGCCCGGGACGCGGACTCCGCGGCGTTGTGCCGCCGCATCCAGGCCACACTGGGTGAGCTGGGGACCGTGAAGGTGCTGACGGAGATGGCGGAGGTAGTGCTAAAGAATGTTGACAACCTCACCGAGGAAGATACAATAAGGGAGGCATTGAGGGAGGCACTCACCAAAGAGCCGGCGGTGGCCTCGCTCAAAATGTGGGAGAGGGCGGATGCCACAAAGAGAGCACGAGTGCGTCTGCCGCGGGTGGAGGCGGAGGTGATCCTAAGCAAAAACCATCTGCTTATCGATCACTCCTCCTGCCAATTGGAGAAGGCCCCCAGGTTGGAAGCGGCGAAGCTCCGCTGCTTCCGATGCTTGGAGAGGGGGCACATGGCGGCTGTATGCTCCGGGCTGGATCGCAGCAACTGCTGCATCCGCTGCGGAGTAACTGGACATCGAGCGGCCGCCTGCAGCAGTGAGGTAAGCTGCATTCGGTGTGGAGGGCCACACCGCATTGCAGCGCATGGCTGCAGAGGAGCTAACGTTCCCCCACGCCGATAA